One window of Equus caballus isolate H_3958 breed thoroughbred chromosome 3, TB-T2T, whole genome shotgun sequence genomic DNA carries:
- the LOC100068875 gene encoding chymotrypsinogen B-like produces the protein MVLSRTSDMIVAREFDQGSDAEDPQVLKIAQVHPQHCHHPAEAGCVRHVPAHRGRQLPCWDAATIGWGKTSRPGTPPLTGCSGRPCPSCPTNAECRKFWGSTVIDLMCDSGGPLFCQKDGVSTLVGIVSWSSSTCSTSSPSVYTRITKLMPGCGRSWRPSEPQAHPRLLADPAPTKPP, from the exons TTCTCTCCAGAACCTCCGACATGATCGTGGCCAGGGAGTTTGACCAGGGCTCAGACGCCGAGGACCCCCAGGTGCTGAAGATTGCCCAG GTTCACCCTCAACATTGCCATCACCCTGCTGAAGCTGGCTGCGTCCGCCATGTGCCTGCCCACCGAGGCCGACAACTTCCCTGCTGGGATGCTGCCACCATAGGCTGGGGCAAGACCAGCCGCCCCG GTACCCCACCCTTGACAGGCTGCAGCGGGCGGCCCTGTCCCTCCTGTCCAACCAACGCAGAGTGCAGGAAGTTCTGGGGCAGCACCGTCATCGACCTCATG TGTGACTCTGGAGGTCCCCTGTTCTGCCAGAAGGATGGAGTCTCGACTCTGGTGGGCATCGTGTCCTGGAGCAGCAGCACCTgctccacctccagccccagcGTGTACACCCGCATCACCAAGCTCATGCCTGGGTGCGGCAGGTCCTGGAGGCCATCGGAGCCCCAGGCCCACCCTCGCCTCCTGGCTGACCCTGCTCCCACAAAGCCTCCATAA